The genomic interval TAAATTTGATTAAACCGCTTTCTTTTCCGCCTTTTCCTGACTTGCATACTCATCGATCACAGCCGGCAAACTTCGAATTGTGGATTCCTCCAGGGAAATAACAGAAGATGCTGAGTACAGCCCAAATCCTGAACAGGACCATTGATAATCGATCAAGGTTATTTTCACAACGCCATCCACAGAGAGTTCGACATAATTCCCAAAAATGATTAACCGGAAATGGAATGATCTGTCATGCGGAACCACAATGGTGTTGGATTGAATATTTTCAAAAACAAAATTCTTCTTTTGATCATTCGCATTGTAACCCCAGGCACGGAATTGAACCAACCCATTGATTATATCAAAGGAAATGTAGTAGCCATTCGCTTCTTTATCCGTACAAACGGTGAGTCCAAATTTTCCCATACCCTCCACATTTAACCGGCCTTCCCATATGAAATTAGCAGAAGGCCTTGACCACCAAAAAATCTCATACCCGCTTCTGGCACCACAGGTCCATTTACCATCCTCATAAATCAATTGATTGGTTGGGTTTTCAAAAAGAGGACTGGGATGACCAAGCCCATCAAGTGCAACTGGTTTAGCCGCCATCTCATTCCAACGGTAATAGGATTTCAAAACAAGTCTCCCCTTTTCATCCGTCGCCAACTCCTTTGGTGGCGGAAATACCCGAAGGGAATTAACCTGACCATGGGTGTAAAAGAAATTGTATATCAGCAGATGATCTTCATCCTTCAAAATACGGGCGGCATAATTCCCCTGCGGCATGAGCACATCGGCGTGAAAACTATGATACTCTCCCATAAAAGAATCCGCAAACCAATACCTTATCTTCACATCCTCCCGAATTGAACCGATCAGATAATACCTGCCATTTAATTCAAACCCACATGGACATTCCACATCATCATAAGCCATTGGATGCATTAACGGAGGAAGAGCCAGATATCGTTCCCCAGACCACTTGAACAAACCAACACAACCACGCCGTGAAACAGGCCCTTTACCCACACGCGCACAAAGAAGTAAAAAAGATTCGTTGTCAACCTCCATATAAAAAGGATCCCTGAAACTCAACCAGTTTCTGGGATTGTTTGATAATGACTCATAAAATTCCCCTTCCTCAGATCCAAGTGGAAACCCCGGGTGTTCCACCTTTGTCCAACGCAACAGATCATCTGATTCAGCAATCCCAATCCGTGTCGCTACCCCTTTATCCTGGCGTCGAAGTCCTGTATAAAACATTCTATACTTCTCTCCCAACTTACAAACATGCATGGTCCATAACATATCATCATCCCATTCACCGGGATCTCCTACAAATAAGGCATTATTCACGCGCTTCCAACTTATCCCATCTGTTGATACAGCATGAGCGATATAATCATGATTCGGTATGATCAAATGAAATAAATGATAAACACCATTCTCAATAATCATTGTCACATCGCCTATTTCCCAATCACTATACCCTGAACCTGAGTACATAAAACATTTATTAAATTTTTGTGAATATGAATTATTTAAATATACAAAGGTATTTCTCAATCAAAATGGCTAACTTCAATTATTCGAAACTGTGAATAGGACATGAAGGGACTATACATACAATTATTTAGTCCACATGGACTGATACGCGTCAAACATCCTGAGATCGGAAGAGATCAGGACACTGGAGGGCAGGTTAAATATGTCCTTGAATTATTAAACGCACTTTCCACACATCCCCAGGTAAGGAAGGTTGATTTATTTACCCGTCGCATTATCGATAAAAAAGTAAGCGCCGATTATTCCCGGGAAGTTGAAGAAGTGAATGAAAAAGCGCGGATCATCCGGGTTAGCTGTGGTGGAAACAGGTACCGAAAGAAAGAAACCTTGTGGGATTTTCTTTCCGAATTCATTCAACATACAATTCAATTTACTGAAAGGGAAAATGAACATCCGGATATTTCGCATGGGCACTATGCTGACGGAAATTTCATTGCTCTTGCCATAAGCCAACATTGGAAAATACCGTTGATATCCACCGGACATTCATTGGGTCGGAACAAACTGAATATTCTCCTTCGACAGGGCATGCATGCAGAGAAGATCGAGCAGCAATTTCAAATGCAAAAAAGGATCGAGGTCGAGGAAATGGTGATAAAGGAGGCTGATCTTATCATAACCAGCACCCAGCATGAAATCGACACCCATTATACGCTTTACAAAAACAAGTCTTTAGGGAAATTCACGGTAATCCCTCCAGGCACTGACCGGGAATTGTTTTATCCATATTATCGCCAAAGCCTGTCTCACTTTACAATGGATCTGGAACAGGAACAAGCCTTACACCGGATCTCTTCAGAAATAAAACGATTTTTATTCAATTACGAAAAGCCACTGATTGTTTCCATCGGCAGGCCCGACAAGAGAAAAAACTTCGAAACGATCATTCAAGCCTACGGAGAAGACAAAGAGCTGCAGTCAATGGCCAATCTCGCCATCTTTGCCGGTGTCCGAAAAGAGATCAGCCAGATGCCGGATGATGAACGCGAAACACTCACCAATCTGCTTTTGCTGCTAGATAAATACGATCTGTATGGCAAACTCGCTATCCCAAAAAAGAATGATCCCCAGAAAGAAGTGCCGGAGATCTACCGGATAGCTGCCCATAGCAAAGGCGTTTTTGTCAATGGAACTCCTGGTGAAAATTTCGGGCTGACCATTGTTGAATCTGCCTCCTGTGGATTACCTGTCATTGCATCCCCCACAGGCGGCCCCCGGGAAATTATTGAATCCTGCCAGAATGGTATTCTCACCGATGTGGAAGATCCTGTCGCCATTGCACAAGCCATAAAGTCCATTATCAGTGATCAGGCAAAATGGCAATTATTTTCTGATAATGGGGTCTTAGGGGTAAATGATCTTTATTCCTGGGATGTTCATGCAGAAAAATATGTACAGCAAGCCCTTGCCCTCCTGCAACCAAAAAATAATAATATTCAACTCGAC from Chitinophagales bacterium carries:
- a CDS encoding glycosyl hydrolase family 32 — translated: MYSGSGYSDWEIGDVTMIIENGVYHLFHLIIPNHDYIAHAVSTDGISWKRVNNALFVGDPGEWDDDMLWTMHVCKLGEKYRMFYTGLRRQDKGVATRIGIAESDDLLRWTKVEHPGFPLGSEEGEFYESLSNNPRNWLSFRDPFYMEVDNESFLLLCARVGKGPVSRRGCVGLFKWSGERYLALPPLMHPMAYDDVECPCGFELNGRYYLIGSIREDVKIRYWFADSFMGEYHSFHADVLMPQGNYAARILKDEDHLLIYNFFYTHGQVNSLRVFPPPKELATDEKGRLVLKSYYRWNEMAAKPVALDGLGHPSPLFENPTNQLIYEDGKWTCGARSGYEIFWWSRPSANFIWEGRLNVEGMGKFGLTVCTDKEANGYYISFDIINGLVQFRAWGYNANDQKKNFVFENIQSNTIVVPHDRSFHFRLIIFGNYVELSVDGVVKITLIDYQWSCSGFGLYSASSVISLEESTIRSLPAVIDEYASQEKAEKKAV
- a CDS encoding HAD-IIB family hydrolase, with the protein product MKGLYIQLFSPHGLIRVKHPEIGRDQDTGGQVKYVLELLNALSTHPQVRKVDLFTRRIIDKKVSADYSREVEEVNEKARIIRVSCGGNRYRKKETLWDFLSEFIQHTIQFTERENEHPDISHGHYADGNFIALAISQHWKIPLISTGHSLGRNKLNILLRQGMHAEKIEQQFQMQKRIEVEEMVIKEADLIITSTQHEIDTHYTLYKNKSLGKFTVIPPGTDRELFYPYYRQSLSHFTMDLEQEQALHRISSEIKRFLFNYEKPLIVSIGRPDKRKNFETIIQAYGEDKELQSMANLAIFAGVRKEISQMPDDERETLTNLLLLLDKYDLYGKLAIPKKNDPQKEVPEIYRIAAHSKGVFVNGTPGENFGLTIVESASCGLPVIASPTGGPREIIESCQNGILTDVEDPVAIAQAIKSIISDQAKWQLFSDNGVLGVNDLYSWDVHAEKYVQQALALLQPKNNNIQLDPKEKKWFLVTDLDGTIAEGEDIYGLRELTHWINAHKMDFAFGIASGRNFELTKKAILEYDLPVPDALICSAGSEIYYGHDFVADKDWEKNIASQWDRETLEKALQKIPGIRLQEQEAQWPFKLSYYTEPRFSLEYLAMIEKALEERKLSFKVLLTENRYLDFLPMRAGKGSAVQFVAEKWGLNPSQVISAGNSGNDIDMLVGKTRGIVVGNYSPELESLRGMEDIYFARERLSKGVLEGIRFYLEKKPVLEV